A region of Anolis carolinensis isolate JA03-04 unplaced genomic scaffold, rAnoCar3.1.pri scaffold_7, whole genome shotgun sequence DNA encodes the following proteins:
- the cercam gene encoding inactive glycosyltransferase 25 family member 3 isoform X2, which yields MIFEAQRRRRSILLLGGVDPWRCATDHNVDNTTEILREWLTAMESHYRHIEWKATEEPSSYADETGPKHWTKERFEHVMRLKQEALDFARNERADYILFADTDSILTNNQTLKFLITQNRTIVAPMLESQTYYSNFWCGITPQGYYRRTADYFPTKNRQRVGCFPVPMVYAAFLIDLRKDDAAALAFHPPHPRYTWPWDDIIVFAFSARAAGAQMYLCNEEHFGYINVPVKAHQTLEDERINFVHLILESIVDGPPMLPSSHVYLPPKRPTKIGFDEIFLINLARRPDRRQRMLDALLELEMDPLVVNAVDGSALNSSDIKKLGVDLLPGYYDPFSGRTLTKGEVGCFLSHHHVWKEIVVRGLERSVVLEDDVRFEAYFKERLWKLMDDLELVKMDWDLIYLGRKQVNSDPEDLVEDVRNLVVPGYSYWTLAYIISQRGAQKLVDAQPLSKILPVDEFLPIMYDKHPNEDYKKHFDKRDLRAFSVRPLLAFPTHYMGDARWMSDTETSTIWDDDSRKTGWSGSQKTLKDARSASGSTAGHSFRPASRDEL from the exons GTGTGCCACTGACCACAACGTGGACAACACAACCGAGATCCTCCGCGAATGGCTTACTGCGATGGAAAGCCACTACCGGCACATCGAGTGGAAAGCCACAGAGGAGCCAAG CTCATATGCCGACGAAACGGGGCCCAAGCACTGGACGAAGGAGCGCTTTGAACACGTCATGAGGCTCAAGCAGGAAGCCTTAGACTTTGCACGGAATGAACGAGCCGATTATATTTTG TTCGCCGACACCGATAGTATCTTGACCAACAACCAGACGCTGAAGTTCCTCATCACACAGAACAGAACCATTGTGGCTCCTATGTTGGAATCCCAGACGTACTACTCGAACTTCTGGTGCGGGATCACTCCGCAG GGCTACTACCGCCGGACGGCTGACTATTTCCCCACCAAGAACCGGCAGCGTGTTGGCTGCTTCCCGGTCCCCATGGTCTACGCCGCTTTCCTGATCGACCTCCGGAAGGACGATGCCGCCGCCCTGGCTTTCCATCCTCCCCACCCCAGATACACCTGGCCTTGGGACGACATCATCGTCTTTGCTTTCTCCGCTCGGGCTGCAG GAGCCCAGATGTATTTGTGCAACGAGGAACACTTTGGCTACATCAACGTCCCTGTGAAAGCGCACCAGACGCTGGAGGACGAACGCATCAACTTTGTGCATCTCATCCTGGAGTCTATCG TGGACGGTCCCCCCATGTTGCCTTCCAGCCACGTCTACCTTCCTCCAAAGCGCCCCACAAAAATCGGCTTTGACGAG ATTTTCCTCATCAACTTGGCACGGCGTCCGGACCGGCGGCAGCGAATGCTGGATGCTCTCCTGGAGCTGGAGATGGATCCCTTGGTGGTGAACGCTGTGGATGGAAG tgCTTTAAACAGCAGCGACATCAAGAAACTGGGCGTGGACCTGCTGCCCGGTTATTATGACCCCTTTTCGGGCAGGACGCTCACCAAAGGGGAGGTGGGCTGTTTCCTGAGCCATCATCATGTCTGGAAGGAG ATCGTGGTGCGGGGCCTGGAGAGGTCGGTCGTGCTGGAAGACGATGTGCGGTTTGAGGCATATTTCAAAGAACGGCTCTGGAAGCTGATGGACGACCTGGAGCTGGTGAAGATGGACTGGGATCTGAT CTACTTGGGCCGGAAGCAAGTGAACTCGGACCCCGAGGATCTGGTGGAGGATGTGAGAAACCTTGTGGTGCCCGGGTATTCCTACTGGACGCTGGCCTACATCATCTCGCAGCGAGGAGCCCAGAAGCTGGTTGACGCTCAGCCCCTCTCCAAAATCCTGCCGGTGGATGAGTTCCTGCCCATCATGTACGACAAACACCCCAA TGAGGACTACAAGAAGCACTTTGACAAGCGGGACCTTCGGGCCTTCTCGGTGCGCCCGCTCCTGGCCTTCCCGACCCACTACATGGGGGACGCCCGCTGGATGAGCGACACGGAGACCTCCACCATCTGGGACGACGACTCGCGCAAGACCGGCTGGAGCGGCTCCCAGAAGACTCTGAAAGATGCCCGCAGTGCCAGCGGGAGCACGGCCGGACACTCCTTCCGCCCGGCTTCCAGGGACGAACTATAA
- the cercam gene encoding inactive glycosyltransferase 25 family member 3 isoform X1: MAPPLPPQTPKMTPWAPQRVAGGASSFLFLFLFLGSSRGEGALPSVVLALLARNAQHSLPHFLGALERLDYPKERLSVWCATDHNVDNTTEILREWLTAMESHYRHIEWKATEEPSSYADETGPKHWTKERFEHVMRLKQEALDFARNERADYILFADTDSILTNNQTLKFLITQNRTIVAPMLESQTYYSNFWCGITPQGYYRRTADYFPTKNRQRVGCFPVPMVYAAFLIDLRKDDAAALAFHPPHPRYTWPWDDIIVFAFSARAAGAQMYLCNEEHFGYINVPVKAHQTLEDERINFVHLILESIVDGPPMLPSSHVYLPPKRPTKIGFDEIFLINLARRPDRRQRMLDALLELEMDPLVVNAVDGSALNSSDIKKLGVDLLPGYYDPFSGRTLTKGEVGCFLSHHHVWKEIVVRGLERSVVLEDDVRFEAYFKERLWKLMDDLELVKMDWDLIYLGRKQVNSDPEDLVEDVRNLVVPGYSYWTLAYIISQRGAQKLVDAQPLSKILPVDEFLPIMYDKHPNEDYKKHFDKRDLRAFSVRPLLAFPTHYMGDARWMSDTETSTIWDDDSRKTGWSGSQKTLKDARSASGSTAGHSFRPASRDEL, translated from the exons atggccccgccccttcctccCCAAACCCCAAAGATGACTCCTTGGGCGCCGCAGAGGGTGGCGGGGGgagcttcctccttcctcttcctcttcctcttcctgggCTCTTCCCGAGGGGAGGGGGCGCTGCCCTCCGTGGTGCTGGCCCTCCTGGCCCGCAACGCCCAGCACTCCCTGCCCCACTTCCTGGGGGCCCTGGAACGCCTGGACTACCCCAAGGAGCGCCTCTCCGTCTG GTGTGCCACTGACCACAACGTGGACAACACAACCGAGATCCTCCGCGAATGGCTTACTGCGATGGAAAGCCACTACCGGCACATCGAGTGGAAAGCCACAGAGGAGCCAAG CTCATATGCCGACGAAACGGGGCCCAAGCACTGGACGAAGGAGCGCTTTGAACACGTCATGAGGCTCAAGCAGGAAGCCTTAGACTTTGCACGGAATGAACGAGCCGATTATATTTTG TTCGCCGACACCGATAGTATCTTGACCAACAACCAGACGCTGAAGTTCCTCATCACACAGAACAGAACCATTGTGGCTCCTATGTTGGAATCCCAGACGTACTACTCGAACTTCTGGTGCGGGATCACTCCGCAG GGCTACTACCGCCGGACGGCTGACTATTTCCCCACCAAGAACCGGCAGCGTGTTGGCTGCTTCCCGGTCCCCATGGTCTACGCCGCTTTCCTGATCGACCTCCGGAAGGACGATGCCGCCGCCCTGGCTTTCCATCCTCCCCACCCCAGATACACCTGGCCTTGGGACGACATCATCGTCTTTGCTTTCTCCGCTCGGGCTGCAG GAGCCCAGATGTATTTGTGCAACGAGGAACACTTTGGCTACATCAACGTCCCTGTGAAAGCGCACCAGACGCTGGAGGACGAACGCATCAACTTTGTGCATCTCATCCTGGAGTCTATCG TGGACGGTCCCCCCATGTTGCCTTCCAGCCACGTCTACCTTCCTCCAAAGCGCCCCACAAAAATCGGCTTTGACGAG ATTTTCCTCATCAACTTGGCACGGCGTCCGGACCGGCGGCAGCGAATGCTGGATGCTCTCCTGGAGCTGGAGATGGATCCCTTGGTGGTGAACGCTGTGGATGGAAG tgCTTTAAACAGCAGCGACATCAAGAAACTGGGCGTGGACCTGCTGCCCGGTTATTATGACCCCTTTTCGGGCAGGACGCTCACCAAAGGGGAGGTGGGCTGTTTCCTGAGCCATCATCATGTCTGGAAGGAG ATCGTGGTGCGGGGCCTGGAGAGGTCGGTCGTGCTGGAAGACGATGTGCGGTTTGAGGCATATTTCAAAGAACGGCTCTGGAAGCTGATGGACGACCTGGAGCTGGTGAAGATGGACTGGGATCTGAT CTACTTGGGCCGGAAGCAAGTGAACTCGGACCCCGAGGATCTGGTGGAGGATGTGAGAAACCTTGTGGTGCCCGGGTATTCCTACTGGACGCTGGCCTACATCATCTCGCAGCGAGGAGCCCAGAAGCTGGTTGACGCTCAGCCCCTCTCCAAAATCCTGCCGGTGGATGAGTTCCTGCCCATCATGTACGACAAACACCCCAA TGAGGACTACAAGAAGCACTTTGACAAGCGGGACCTTCGGGCCTTCTCGGTGCGCCCGCTCCTGGCCTTCCCGACCCACTACATGGGGGACGCCCGCTGGATGAGCGACACGGAGACCTCCACCATCTGGGACGACGACTCGCGCAAGACCGGCTGGAGCGGCTCCCAGAAGACTCTGAAAGATGCCCGCAGTGCCAGCGGGAGCACGGCCGGACACTCCTTCCGCCCGGCTTCCAGGGACGAACTATAA